A region of Arabidopsis thaliana chromosome 5, partial sequence DNA encodes the following proteins:
- a CDS encoding MA3 domain-containing protein (MA3 domain-containing protein; CONTAINS InterPro DOMAIN/s: Initiation factor eIF-4 gamma, MA3 (InterPro:IPR003891); BEST Arabidopsis thaliana protein match is: MA3 domain-containing protein (TAIR:AT3G48390.1); Has 1948 Blast hits to 791 proteins in 110 species: Archae - 0; Bacteria - 0; Metazoa - 1230; Fungi - 12; Plants - 571; Viruses - 0; Other Eukaryotes - 135 (source: NCBI BLink).), protein MASGEGILTDGQWKKLEIATHNSGSLSSSPKSHTLFADLNIKSPTGGKGPVAGIPNRHVRRTHSGKHIRVKKEGAGGKGTWGKLLDTDDGDSCIDKNDPNYDSGEDAYDGLVDSPVSDPLNDYKKSVVSIIDEYFSTGDVKVAASDLRELGSSEYHPYFTKRLVSMAMDRHDKEKEMASVLLSALYADVILPDQIRDGFIRLLRSVDDLAVDILDAVNVLALFIARAIVDEILPPVFLVRSKKILPESCKGFQVIVTAEKSYLSAPHHAELVEKKWGGSTHTTVEETKKKISEILKEYVENGDTYEACRCIRELGVSFFHHEVVKRALVLAMDSPTAESLVLKLLKETAEEGLISSSQMVKGFFRVAESLDDLALDIPSAKKLFDSIVPKAISGGWLDDSFKITSDQDGEKSSQDGKLRQYKKDTVNIIQEYFLSDDIPELIRSLQDLGAPEYNPVFLKRLITLALDRKNREKEMASVLLSALHMELFSTEDFINGFIMLLESAEDTALDIMDASNELALFLARAVIDDVLAPLNLEDISTKLPPKSTGTETVRSARSLISARHAGERLLRSWGGGTGWIVEDAKDKISKLLEEYETGGVTSEACQCIRDLGMPFFNHEVVKKALVMAMEKQNDRLLNLLEECFGEGLITTNQMTKGFGRVNDSLDDLSLDIPNAKEKFELYASHAMDNGWILPEFGISATQ, encoded by the exons ATGGCATCGGGTGAGGGAATTTTGACGGATGGACAGTGGAAAAAGCTTGAAATAGCAACTCATAATTCTGGAAGTTTGTCATCATCGCCTAAATCTCATACTCTCTTTGCTGATCTGAACATTAAGTCTCCCACTGGTGGCAAAGGACCAGTTGCTGGGATTCCTAATAGGCATGTGCGACGTACTCACTCAGGGAAGCATATTCGTGTTAAGAAGG AGGGTGCTGGTGGCAAAGGAACTTGGGGAAAGCTTCTTGACACTGATGATGGTGACTCCTGTATTGATAAGAATGATCCCAATTACGATAGTGGAGAG GACGCATATGATGGACTTGTTGATTCACCGGTATCAGACCCGTTGAATGATTACAAAAAGTCAGTAGTTTCCATCATTGACGAATACTTTAGCACCGGGGATGTGAAAGTGGCGGCATCTGACCTCAGGGAACTTGGTTCAAGCGAATATCATCCTTACTTCACCAAGCGACTTGTTTCTATGGCCATGGACAGACACGATAAGGAGAAGGAAATGGCTTCAGTGCTACTCTCTGCATTGTATGCTGATGTTATTTTACCTGATCAAATTAGGGATGGATTTATAAGACTTCTCAGATCTGTTGATGACCTTGCGGTGGACATCCTTGATGCTGTTAATGTCCTTGCATTGTTTATTGCACGGGCCATCGTTGACGAAATTCTCCCTCCGGTTTTTCTGGTTAGATCTAAGAAGATTCTTCCAGAATCTTGCAAAGGGTTTCAGGTTATTGTAACTGCAGAAAAGAGCTATCTCTCAGCTCCTCACCATGCAGAACTAGTGGAGAAGAAATGGGGAGGTAGTACTCACACTACAGTAgaagaaacgaagaaaaagaTATCTGAAATCTTGAAGGAATACGTGGAAAACGGAGACACTTACGAAGCTTGTAGATGCATCAGGGAATTAGGTGTCTCGTTTTTCCATCATGAGGTTGTGAAGAGGGCTTTGGTTCTGGCGATGGATTCTCCAACCGCTGAGTCACTTGTACTAAAGCTGTTGAAGGAAACTGCTGAAGAAGGACTGATCAGTTCGAGTCAAATGGTGAAGGGATTCTTCCGAGTAGCAGAGAGTCTCGATGACCTTGCTCTAGATATCCCATCTGCCAAAAAGCTGTTTGATTCGATAGTTCCAAAGGCTATTTCTGGAGGCTGGCTCGATGATTCATTTAAGATAACCTCTGATCAAGATGGAGAAAAATCGAGTCAAGACGGAAAGCTAAGACAGTACAAGAAGGATACAGTGAACATAATTCAGGAATATTTCTTATCAGATGACATTCCTGAGCTAATCCGCAGTCTTCAAGATTTAGGGGCACCTGAATATAACCCGGTGTTTCTGAAGAGGCTCATAACTCTTGCTCTAGAcaggaaaaacagagaaaaggaaatggCTTCGGTTCTTCTTTCTGCTCTTCACATGGAGCTATTCTCAACTGAAGATTTCATAAACGGTTTCATTATGCTCCTGGAATCGGCAGAAGACACAGCTTTAGATATCATGGACGCATCAAACGaacttgctctgtttttagcTAGAGCTGTGATTGACGACGTCTTAGCTCCACTTAACCTTGAAGATATCTCAACCAAGCTGCCTCCAAAATCAACCGGAACCGAAACAGTCCGCTCAGCCAGGTCTCTTATCTCCGCCAGACACGCAGGAGAGAGACTCCTAAGAAGCTGGGGAGGTGGAACCGGCTGGATAGTGGAAGATGCAAAGGACAAAATCTCGAAACTCCTAGAAGAATACGAAACAGGAGGAGTAACATCAGAAGCTTGTCAATGTATCCGCGATCTAGGGATGCCTTTTTTCAACCACGAAGTAGTGAAGAAAGCTTTGGTGATGGCAATGGAGAAGCAGAATGATCGGTTACTGAATCTGCTTGAGGAGTGTTTTGGTGAAGGATTGATTACAACTAACCAAATGACGAAAGGGTTTGGTCGTGTTAACGACAGCCTCGATGACTTGTCGCTTGATATACCGAACGCGAAAGAGAAGTTTGAGCTGTATGCTAGTCATGCCATGGACAATGGTTGGATCCTTCCCGAGTTTGGGATTTCTGCAACTCAGTGA